Part of the Cellulomonas hominis genome, GCTCGCTGGAGCTCCGCGTGACCCACCTGGCCCGGTACCGGGCCGGCGACCGGGCCGAGCACCGGAGCCCCGCCGGGCGGTCCACCCCGGCGCGTGCGGGCTCACGGCTCCGTCCGGCCGGTCGCCGTTCCCCGGACCGTCAGCCCGCCGACCAGCGGGAGCGTGGGACCGACGGTCGACTCGACGGTCACGACCACCCAGCCGTCGTCCCGGCCCACCGCGACCTGCACGCCGGACCCCGCGACCCGCCGGGCGACCGCGAGGACATCGGCGTCGCCGTCGCCGAGGGCCGCCGCGCGCGCTCCCGCCCGGGCGGCGTCCGCGCAGCGCAGCTGGATCGCGGCGCTGGCGGTCAGGGCGACCACCGCGCCGACGAGCAGCGCGACGACGGGCAGGAGCACGGCGAACTCGGCCGTCACGGCGCCGCGGTCCCGATCCGCGCGGTGCGGCCGGTTCCGGACGGCGCGCACGTCACCGCTCACACCGACAGCGCGCCGCGGACGAGCGACACGAGCATCTCGCGCACCTCGCCGCTGCTGAGGATCGCCACCAGCAGGGTCGCGAAGCCGACCGCGGCGATGAGGACGATCGCGTACTCCGCGGTCGCCATGCCGGCGTCACGCGGTGCACCGGCGGACCGGGCGCGCAGGCCCGTCAGGGCGCGGTCGCGCAGTCGGAGCAGTGTCCGGGTGACGCCGCGGGGGTTCCGGGACCGGGTGCGGTGCAGGCTCATCGGGGACCTCCTGGGTTCGTGCCGGCCGGGTGCCGGCGCCTGACGACGACGGTGCCCGCCACACCCGCGTGGCGACCCGCCGCGACCGCGCCGGCTGGGGACGACGCACGTGCCCGAGCCCTGTGGAGGACTCGGTGAGGCGTGATCGTGCGCATCTCCGCCGTCACCCGAGCAGCGACCGCGCGAGCGAGACCAGGACCGGCACCAGCCCGATGAGGACGAAGGCGGGCAGGAAGCACAGCCCGAGCGGCAGGACCAGACGCACGCCGAGCCGACCCGCAGCCTCGCGCGCGGCGCGGTCGCGGTGCCGGCGGAGCTCCGCGGCGGCCGTGCGCAGCGCCGGGCCTGCGGCCGTGCCGGAGTCCCAGGCGGGCGCCATCCCGGCCAGCGCACGCCCGAGCGACGGCGCGTGGACCCAGGCCGCGGGCCAGCTCGCCCCGAGCAGGAGCGCCGCGCCCGCGCGCTCCAGGTCGGCGCCGGTTCGGCCGCCCAGCGCGACGCCCACCGCCTCGAGCGCCCGCGGCACGCTCGCGCCGGCCTCGACCGCGACCGCGAGCAGGTCGACCACCGCCACGTGGTCGGGTTCGGCGTGGGCCGCGGGCGTCGGACCGGCGCGGCGACGCGTCCACGGGTCCGGCCGGCGTGACGGCGGGCGCAGCAGGAGGGTCGCGGCGACGACGAGCGCGACCAGGAGCGGCTCAGCCACCGCGACCGCCGCCGCCCGAGGCCCGGTCACCCGCGTCACGCGCCGCTGCCACCATGCGGGCAACCCACCACCGGCCCACGACCGTGAGCCCGGCGCCGGCGAACCCCGCCGTGCTGCCGAGGCCGCCGCCGAGCAGCACCCCCAGCGGGTCGGCACCGAACAGGGTGCCGATCCCGAGACCCGCCGCGGGCAGCCACGTGAGCAGGGTGACGGTCTGCTGCGGACCGGCGAGCGCGGCGCGGACGGCGGTCTCGGCGTCCGCGTCGGCCGCCAGGGTCCGCCCGCTCGACTCGAGGACGGCACCCAGGGGCGCGCCGATCGACGTCGCCAGCCGGGTCGCCGCGAGGACGGCGAGGACGTGCCGCTCCACCCGGGCCGCGCCGGCGGCCGGACGACGCGCGGGCCGGGCGCGCACGGCGGGGAACCCGTCGGCCGCGGGCCACCCGCCCGGACCCGGCCGCCCGCCCACCGCGGCGACCACGTCGTCGGCGTCCGGCACGCCGTCGCCGCCGACCGGGACGCCGAGCGCCGCGCGCCAGGCACCCCCCGGGGACCGCCCCGCGCGGAGCTCGGCCGCGACGGCCGTCACCGCGACGGCCAGGGCGGCTGTCGGGTCGCTGCGCGGCCTCCGGCGGACCCGAGCCCACGCTCGCCCCCGGCCCGGCGGCGAGCCGCGGTCGCGCCGCGTCCGCACCCGCGCACGAGCAGGGCCGGTCGCTCGGCCGGCCAGGTGCGCCGCCAGGCCCACGGCGCCCGCGAGCAGCAGGTCGCCCGGGGTCACGCCGCGCCGGCTCGCGCCGCGAGCGCCGGCCAGCCGGGCCCGGCCGTCACCCGGCCGTCGGACGCGACCGCGAGCGCAGGCCGGACGACGAGCCCCGCGCTGCCGACGGACCGCTCCACGACGGCGACCTCGGACACCCGGCGCCGCCCGGCCTCCCGGCGCAGGTGCACGACGGCGTGGATCGCGCTGGCCGCCTGGGCCGTGAGCGCCTCACGGGACAGGCCGGCCAGCGCCCCGAGCGCCTCGAGCCGCGCCGGGACGTCCTGCGCGGCGTTGGCGTGCACGGTCGTGCACGCGCTCTACCTCGGTATCTTCACCGCCGCCGGACGTCCGCCGCCGGCAACCAGACGGCCCCGGTCATCACCCGCAGGTCCATCATCCGGACCCGCACGACGGCGGCGTCGCCGGCGCCCCACCACTCGACGGCCTCGGTGTCGAGCTGCTCGTCGCCGGTCTCCCACCGCAGCGTCACGGTGACGGGGATCGGGTGGTCGACGTCGTGGTGCACGCCGCTCGGGACCGGCCTTGCGTTCAGCAGCGGGACGGCGGCGCGCACGCGCGACATGCCGCCCGGGACTCTCTGGCGCAGGTCCATCCCGTCATCGTCGCTCGCGGGGCTGACACGGCTCGGGAGCGCCGGCCACCACTCGCTCGCGGGGTCGGCGGTCAGCCACGCCTCGGCGGGCGGGTCGTCGCGGTCCATGTGGACCAGCCTGTCAGGCGTCGCGCGACCGCGGGTCGAGATCACCCCGGCGAACCCTTGCCGTGACAGGCTTCGTGGGCTTGGCTTGGCCGATACGAAGCGAGTAGCGGCGGAGGGTTGCCGTGGACTGCAGGGGCATGGGGCCGCTCGTGTCGAGGCTCGACCACCTGACGGCCTCCCCGTTCGGCGGTGCGGCACGGGTGGTCATCCTGGACGGGACAGCCACGGACACCGGGCGCGTGAACTGGACCCTCGGCCTCACTGATCTCGCCGGCCGGCCGCTCGGTCACCACCACCTGCACATGCCCGAGGAGGCGGAGGTCCTGCACGTCACGCAGCGATACCTTGAGGTAGGCGGGCTGACGGTCCAGGGTGACTGGGTCGCGAGCCCCGACCTCGTGCGTCCGCGGTACTACGGCCGGGTGCTGGCGACCTCGGGACTGAACTAGTCAGCGACCATATCGAGCACGAGGCGCGCCGCCTCGTGAACCGCGAGCCCGCGGTACATGGTGATCGTTGCGAGCACCCTCAGCGCGGTGTCGGCGTCGCAGCCCTGCCGCTGCATCACCACGCCCACCGCGAGGTCGACATCTCGGCGCGCAGCGGGCTCGTCCGGGAGCACAATCGGTCCGTCGTCCACGACCACCACCACCGAGTCCCGGCCAGACCAACGTAGCCGCGCTCCGTGCGGTGGGACAGGCCGTTGCGTACCGGCGGCAGATTGCGCCCGCGACAGCCGGCCACCTGTCATGCTGAACCTGTCACCGAGGCGGAAGGAGGGGGGTCCCATGAGCGCAGCGCTGCTGCACCGTGACCCCCGGATCTCCTCAGCGATCGCCTCCCGTAGCGAGGTCGCGAACCTGGTGCGCGTTCGGCCGGAGCGACTTACGTCCTGGGCGCACCCCACGAACGGCCGGGCGCCCCTGGTGCACACAGCACGTAGCCACGGGCGCTTCTCCATCCCGCTCGTGGGGATCGCCGAGGCCGCCTCGCTGAACGCGCTGCGTCAGGGCGGCATGTCCATGCAGCAGGCCCGGAGCGCCGCCGAGTACGTCCGCCGCGAGTACGGCGACGAGTACGCCATGGCCTCCCCGAAGCTCTTCACCGACGGCACCGACGCGTTCTTCGAGGACAACGAGGGGCTCGTGCGCCTGCGAGACCGACAGGGTGCATGGCGCGAGGTTCTGAACCAGCACCTGCGCCCGTTGATCATCGGGCCGGACGGCTTCGTCGAGGCCTTCCGGGTCGAGGAGTTCACACCGTTCGAAGTCACCATCGACCCGCGCTACAACGCTGGTCGGATGAGCTTCACGCGTAACCGAGTGCCGGTCTTCGCCGTCGCCGGTGCGCTGTCCGCAGGGGAAGACATCGATGCAGTCGCGATCGACTACGCGCTCAGCCGGGCCGAAGTCGAACAGGTCAACGAACTCCTCGACTGGTTGGCAACGGTCACGTAAGCACGCGCCGGCGATCCTGCTCGACCGGTGCTTGTCCCCGGGGATGGCGCGCGGTCTGCGAACGTTCGGCTTCAACGTACTCACGCTCCGGGACGTGTACCCCGACGACGGTCAGCACATCCCCGACACCGAGTGGCTGCGCGACTCCGCGCGACACGGGTACATCGTCTTCACGGCCAACCCCGCGATCATCTCCGTGGAGCACGAGCGTGCAGCGCTGCTGGAGCACGGCGCGAAGGTGTTCTGCATCGCGAACGCACAGCAGACCCGCGACGGACGCGCTCTGATCTTCGGCCGCCACCTCCTTCGGATCCTCCGGAGAGCCCGCCGGCCCGGACCGTGCTTCTGGCGCCTCAGGCCAGACGACACCATCACCTACGACATCCCGTGACGCGACGAAGCAC contains:
- a CDS encoding ANTAR domain-containing protein, coding for MDDGPIVLPDEPAARRDVDLAVGVVMQRQGCDADTALRVLATITMYRGLAVHEAARLVLDMVAD
- a CDS encoding TadE family type IV pilus minor pilin gives rise to the protein MTAEFAVLLPVVALLVGAVVALTASAAIQLRCADAARAGARAAALGDGDADVLAVARRVAGSGVQVAVGRDDGWVVVTVESTVGPTLPLVGGLTVRGTATGRTEP
- a CDS encoding type II secretion system F family protein, yielding MAEPLLVALVVAATLLLRPPSRRPDPWTRRRAGPTPAAHAEPDHVAVVDLLAVAVEAGASVPRALEAVGVALGGRTGADLERAGAALLLGASWPAAWVHAPSLGRALAGMAPAWDSGTAAGPALRTAAAELRRHRDRAAREAAGRLGVRLVLPLGLCFLPAFVLIGLVPVLVSLARSLLG
- a CDS encoding DUF433 domain-containing protein, with the translated sequence MSAALLHRDPRISSAIASRSEVANLVRVRPERLTSWAHPTNGRAPLVHTARSHGRFSIPLVGIAEAASLNALRQGGMSMQQARSAAEYVRREYGDEYAMASPKLFTDGTDAFFEDNEGLVRLRDRQGAWREVLNQHLRPLIIGPDGFVEAFRVEEFTPFEVTIDPRYNAGRMSFTRNRVPVFAVAGALSAGEDIDAVAIDYALSRAEVEQVNELLDWLATVT
- a CDS encoding DUF4244 domain-containing protein, encoding MSLHRTRSRNPRGVTRTLLRLRDRALTGLRARSAGAPRDAGMATAEYAIVLIAAVGFATLLVAILSSGEVREMLVSLVRGALSV